The DNA region CCCCTCCTGCCCCCGCTCTACTTCTCGCGGATGCTCCAACCCTGCGCCCGCACCGCGTCCATCAGGCGGTCCATCACGGGGTCCACCTCGGCGTCGGTGAGGGTCCGCTCGCCCCGGAAGACGAGGCGCACGGCCACGCTGCGGTGGCCCTCGCCCACCTGCTCGCCCTCGTACACGTCGAACGGTTGCACGCTCTCCAGCAACTCGCCCGCTTCCCCGCGCAGCAGGGCGGCCACCTCGCCGTAGCTCACCTCACGCGGGGCGATCACGGCGAGGTCGCGCCACGCGGCCGGGGCACGGCTGGGATCGCGGAAGGTCCAGCTCCGGCCGGGCAGCGGCAGGGCGACCTCCAGCACGAAGGTGTCCCCCTTCAGGCCGAACTCGGCGGCGACCTCGGGGTGCAGCGCTCCCAGCCAGCCCACGGGTTGACCGTTCCACACGACTTCACCCGCGATGCCGGGGTGGAGGGCGGACGGCACCGCCTCGCCGCGCAGTTGCCGGACCTCCAGCCCCGCGCCCTGTCCGGCGGCGAAGGCTTCCACCAGCCCCTTGAACGCCGTGAACGACCCCGCCACGCCGGGCTGGTAGGTCGCCGGGGCGAGCGGGCCGCGCATCAACAGGCCCAGGCGCTCCGTCTCGCCCGACGCCGGGAAGACGCGCCCGATCTCAAACAGGAGGACGCGCTCCCCCTTCGGGTGCATCCCCGCCGCCCGCAGCAGGCTGGGGTAGAGGGCGGTCCGCATTCCGGTCCGGTCGGCGGTGAGGGGATTGCGCAGCCGGACGCCGGGGCGCTCGCTGCGGGCCTTCCCGGCCTCCTCGTCGCTGGTGAAGGTGTAGGTCACGACCTCCTGAAAGCCCAGTCCGGCGAGGGTGCGGCGCAGGTCCGTGCGGCCCGCGCTCTCGTCGCCCGCGCCCAGGTTGCTCTCGTGGACGCGCAGGGTGGGGAGCGTCTCGGGCAGCCCCGCGTAGCCGTGCAGCCGCGCCACCTCCTCCGCGAGGTCCTGCCACAGGGCCATGTCCACCCGCCACGAGGGGGGGGTAACGGTCAGGCGGTCGCCGTCGCGCGTAACGCGGCAGCCCAGGCGGGTCAGGATGGCCTCCATCTCCCCGGTCGGGATGTCCATGCCCAGCAGGGCGCGAATCTGCTCGCCCGTCGCCTCAATGGGGCCGGGGAGTTCCGGCCGGCCCACCACGGTCGCGCCGGGGTGAACCTGACCTCCCCCGCAGGCCGCGAGCAGGCCCGCCACCCGGTCGGCGGCGCGGGGCGCGAGCAGGGGGTCCACCCCGCGCTCGTAGCGGTAGACGGCGTCGGTCTTGAGGCCCAGGCGGGTGCTCGTGCGCCGCAGCAGCACGGGGTCAAAATGCGCGGACTCGATCACCACGTCCGCCGTGTCCGCCCGCACGTGTCCGTGGTCGCCACCCATGATGCCCGCGATGCCCAGCACGCCCTGGCCCGCTTTGGGCTGGCCCGCCGTGGCGAAGGCCTCCGCCACGCTGGGAATGCCCACCTCGCGCCCGTCGCGGATCAGGAGGTCCTCGGGGCCGACGGTGTGTTCGCCCCCCAGCAAGTCGCGCACCGTCTCACCCTGCCGCAGGCCGAAGGAGACGATGATCTGGTCCCCCCGCACGTCGCGGCGGTCGTAGAGGGCGGTGGGCTGGCCGAGTTCCAGCATCACGTAGTTGCTGGTGTCCACGATCAGGTCGATGGAGCGCATCCCGGCCAGAGTCAGGCGGCGCTGCATCCACAGAGGCGCGGGGCCGTTCTGCACTCCATTCACCGTTCGGGCCGCGAAGTGGTCGCAGCCGAACCGAATCTTGCCGGAGGGGTCGCGCTCCAGCGTCACCCCGCGCGGGGGGAGGACGACGCGAATCTCGCCCTCCCCGCTGGGGGCGGGTCCAGCCTCCGGCTCCACCAGCTCGGCGTCCAGGTACGCCGCGAGGTCGCGGGCAAGGCCCAGGGCACTCAGCACGTCGGCGCGGTTGGGGGTCACCTCCACGTCGAGGACCGAGTCAGCGGCCCACAGCTCGTGCAGGGGCGTACCGGGCGCCGACGTTCCTGCCGGGAACAGCAGCAGTCCGGCGCTGCTCTCCCCGACCCCGAGTTCCTTCGCGCTCGCGGCCATGCCCCACGACTCCACCCCCTGCATCGGGCGCACGCCGTACTCCACGTCGCCCAGGCGGGTGCCGGGGGTCACCAGGGCGACCATCGTTCCGGCGGGAAGACCGACCGCGTTGGGCGCTCCCGAGGCGATCTCCCGCGCCCCGTGCGGCCCCACGTCGAGCGCGAGGCGGGTCAGGGCGGTGCCGGGCAGAGGCTCAGCCTGCGTGACGGTGGCGAGCACGACCCCCTCGGCCGGGGCGGGCACCTCCTCCACCCCCTCCAGCGGCAGGCCCAGCGAGGCGAGCAGGGGTTCGAGGTCGGAGACGGGCGGGAGGGCAGGGACAAGTTCCTTGAGCCAGGAGTAGGGCAGTTTCATGGGGGACCTCGGGGGGGAGGGAGGGCTGGACGCTTCGGCGGGGTCACCCCCTCCCCGGCCCTCCCCCCTGAAGGGGGAGGGAGAAAAGATGTGGGGGCGTTAGGTTGAGGTGTGGGTTACAGGGGAGAAAGGACGAGTCCGTCCACCGAAGTCGCGCGGTCGCTGCGGCGGCGCATGACGCCCGAGGAGACGCTGCTGTGGCGGCATCTGCGTGGCAGGGGTCTGGGCGTCAGCTTTCGGCGGCAGGAACCGATGGGGCGATATGTGGCCGACTTTGTGTGCTACGAGCGCACGCTGGTGATCGAACTCGACGGCAGCCAGCACCTGAACAGCGCGGCGGATCGGGAGCGGGACACGGATATGGCGGCACACGGATTCCAAACGTTGCGCTTCTGGAACAACGAGGTCAGAACGAATCTGACGGGCGTGCTGGAACGAATCCAGCAAACCCTGGAAGCAAGGAGAGATCAGTAGCCCCTCCCCCTTCAGGGGGGAGGCCGGGAGGGGGTGAACAGGCCTGGCCGCCCTTCCAACATTCACTCCAACTCCCCCATCTCCCACACCAGCCGCCGCACCCCCTCCGGCACCAGATTCACCTCGTCCAGCCGGTCAAGCGTCACCCATTCGGGCGAATACCAGTTCTCGTCGCTGTGGCGCACGCCTTCGGGACCGTCCCCCAGGCGCATCTCGCCGGACAGCAGCCGGGTCAGGAAGTAGTGCTCGCGGTTGCCGAGGTTTTCTAACGTCAGGACTTCGCGCAGGGGTTCCACGACGAGGTTGACCTCTTCCAGCATCTCGCGGGCGCAGGCTTCGGCGGGCGTCTCGCTGCCCTCGATGCCGCCGCCGGGAAGGGTGGCGTAGACGCGGCCTTCCTTGCGGCGGCGCATCAGGAGGACTTCGCCCCCGGGGTTGAAGAGGATGCCGACGGCTCTGGCCCTCACCCCAGTTCCCCCCGGAACTGCCCCAGCACCCTCGGGTCGTTGGCGTAGAAGTATCGGATATCGGGAATCCCGTACTTCAGCATGGCGATGCGCTCCGGCCCCAGCCCGAAGGCGAAGCCGGTCTTGCCCTCGTACACGCGCGGCTTGCCCGCCGCCTCGCGCAGGTCGTCCACCGCCTTGAAGACGCTGGGGTGGACCATGCCGCACCCGCCCAGCTCCAGCCACTTGCTCTCGCCACGCGGATTCTCCCACCACACGGCGAAGTCGGCGCCCGGTTCCACGAAGGGGTAGTAGGAGGGCTGGAAGCGCACCTTCGCGCCCGGCCCGTACAGGCCCCGCGCCATCTCCGCAATCGTGCCCTTGAGGTCAGCCATGCTGATGCCGTCGCCGACCACCAGACCTTCGAGCTGGTGAAACATCGCCTCGTGGGTGGCGTCGGTGGCCTCGTAGCGGTAGACCTTGCCGCGCACGACGATCTTGAGGGGCGGCTCGTGCTCGACCATGTAGCGAATCTGCATCGGGGAGGTATGGGTGCGCAGCAACCTTCCGTCCTCCAGCCAGAAGGTGTCCTGAAGGTCGCGGGCGGGGTGGTACCACGGCACGTTGAGCGCCTCGAAGTTGTGGTGCTCGTCCTCGACCTCCGGCCCCTCGATCACGGCGTAGCCCATTCGCTCGTAGATGCCGGTGAGATCCTCGTACACGCGGTTGATGGGGTGCAGCCCGCCCGCCGGGAGGGGAAGGCCGGGCAGGGTCACGTCGATGGCTTCGGAGGCGAGGCGGGCGTCGAGCGCCTCGCGCTTCAGCACCGTCTCGCGCCCGTCGAGGGCCGCCTCGATGGACTGGCGCAGGGCATTGATCTCGGCCCCCCGCGCCTTGCGCTCCTCGGGGGCCAACTTGCCGAGGCTGCCGAGTTCCTTGGTGATCAGGCCGTTCTTGCCCACGTAGCGGGTCTTGACCGCTTGCAGGGCGGGGAGGTCGGGGGCGTCTTGGATGGCTTGTAGGGCTTCTTCTCTCATGGAGTCTCCTGTGGGCAAGAAAAAACCCGCCGCCGTGGGAACGGGGCGGGACGGCGCATTCGGTCTGAGGGTTCTAGTCAAGCACAGTCAGACGAACGCGGCCCCGCGAGCGGTAAACGGCGAAGGTGTACCGGCGCGGGGCGTCATGGGGTCAGGGTAGCGGGCGGGGGGTAGGGGGTCAAGGCGGCGGCCCGCCTCCCGGCCCCATCACACCTCGCGCGGCATGGTGGGCGCCGTGACTTCCCGGCTTTCCCTGGCGGCCCTCCTCAGCCTCTCGCTCGGCCTCTTTGCCTGCGGCTCCGTGCCGAACGCGTCCGCCCCGGCGGCGGCCCTGATGCCGCAAGCAGCGGCGGGCGAGCCCGTCCTCAACGAGCTGTACTACGACGCCCCCGGTACTGACGCGGGCACCTTCATCGAGCTGAAGGGTCCGGCAGGCAAGAGCCTGAGCGGCTACACGCTGACGGCTTTTGATACGGCGGGCACCGCGTACCGCACCCTGACGCTGTCGGGGACCATCCCCGCGAGCGGCTACTTCGTGGTGGCGCAGGACACCACCGTGCCGAACCGCTCGGCCGTGAACGTGGGCGCGGACCTGAACAACGGCAGCGGCAGCCTGCGCCTGCTGAGGTCGGGAACCGTGATCGACGCGGTGGCCTACGGCACGCCGACCTCGGGCCAGGGCGAGGGCAGCCCCGCACCCACGACCGGAGCGGGCAGCGCTCTGGCGCGGGTGCCCGACGGCTCGGACACGAACGCCAACAGCGTGGACTTCCGGGTGCAGGTCGCCACGCCCGGCACCGGGAACGGCGGGGGCAGCGGCGGCGGGACGACCGGCAAGAAGGTGCTGTTCGACCTGACAAAGGCGGAGGACGCCGGAAACGCCGACTGGCGCATCGACGGGGCCTACAGCGACTACGCGGCGGCGCTGCGGGGTCTGGGGTATGCGGTGAGCAGCGTGACGGGTACGGCGATCACCTCGACCACGCTCTCGGGCGCGTCCGTGCTGGTCATTCCCGAACCGCAGGCCCCCTTCAGCGACGCGGAGCGGGCGGCCATCCAGACCTTCGTGCAGAACGGGGGCGGCGTCTTCCTGATCACCGACCACCGGGTCAGCGACCGCAACAACAACGGCTGGGACAGCCCGGAAGTGTTCAACGGGTGGGACGGCAGCACGCCGAGCAGCGTGAGCGCCGCGTACCAGACCAGCCTGGACAGCGACGGCCTGTTCGGGCTGGGGGCCTCCTTCAATTCCAGCTTCAGTGACCCGGTGTACACCGCGACCCCGCTGACCACCCACCCCATCCTGAACGGCGTGGGCAGCGCAGGCGTGTACGTGGGCACCAGCGTGGACGTGCTGCGGGGCACCGCGCTGATGGGCACGGGCGGCAAGACCTACCTCGCGGTGAACACGGTGGGCGCGGGCCGGGTGGCGATGTGGGGCGACAGCAGCACCTTCGGGGACAACACCTATTCGGACGGCAGCACGGGCAGCTACAACAACTGGCCCAATCTGAGCAACGCGACGCTGGGGAAGAACGTGGTGCGGTGGCTGGCGGGTGACCTCTAGGCTCCCGCTCCGTGTCTGTGCAGGGCAGACACCATCCGCGCTCCTCAAGGGAGGGGGTGTTACCGTACCCGCATGACCACCGCTGAACCCTCTGTCCCCACGCCGGGGACCGCCGCCGACGTGGCCGCACATGATCCGGCCATCTTCGACCTGATCGCGCAGGAGGCCGAGCGCCAGCGGCACGGGCTGGAACTCATCGCCTCCGAGAACTTCACCTCGGCGGCGGTGCGGGCCGCCCAGGGCAGCGTCCTGACGAACAAGTACGCCGAAGGCTATCCCGGCAAGCGCTGGTACGGCGGCTGCGAGGTCGTGGACCAGGTCGAACTGCTCGCCATCGAGCGGGTGAAGGAGTTGTTCGGCGCGGCGTGGGCCAACGTGCAGCCGCACTCGGGCAGCAGCGCCAACCTCGCGGTGTACAACGCACTGATTCAGCCTGGCGACGTGGTGCTGGGGATGGACCTCTCGCACGGGGGGCACCTCACGCACGGCAACCCGGTGAACTTCTCGGGGCTGCGCTACCAGATCGTCGGCTACAAGGTGAACCCCGAGACCGAACGCATCGACATGGAGGAAGTGCGCCGCCTCGCCCACGAGCACCAGCCCAAGATGATCATCGCGGGGGCCAGCGCCTACAGCCGCACCATCGACTTCGCGGCCTTCCGTGCGGTGGCCGACGAGGTCGGCGCGATCCTGTTCGCGGACATCGCGCACATCGCCGGGCTGGTGGCGGCGGGGCTGCACCCCAATCCGCTGCCGC from Deinococcus sp. HSC-46F16 includes:
- a CDS encoding phenylalanine--tRNA ligase subunit beta, producing MKLPYSWLKELVPALPPVSDLEPLLASLGLPLEGVEEVPAPAEGVVLATVTQAEPLPGTALTRLALDVGPHGAREIASGAPNAVGLPAGTMVALVTPGTRLGDVEYGVRPMQGVESWGMAASAKELGVGESSAGLLLFPAGTSAPGTPLHELWAADSVLDVEVTPNRADVLSALGLARDLAAYLDAELVEPEAGPAPSGEGEIRVVLPPRGVTLERDPSGKIRFGCDHFAARTVNGVQNGPAPLWMQRRLTLAGMRSIDLIVDTSNYVMLELGQPTALYDRRDVRGDQIIVSFGLRQGETVRDLLGGEHTVGPEDLLIRDGREVGIPSVAEAFATAGQPKAGQGVLGIAGIMGGDHGHVRADTADVVIESAHFDPVLLRRTSTRLGLKTDAVYRYERGVDPLLAPRAADRVAGLLAACGGGQVHPGATVVGRPELPGPIEATGEQIRALLGMDIPTGEMEAILTRLGCRVTRDGDRLTVTPPSWRVDMALWQDLAEEVARLHGYAGLPETLPTLRVHESNLGAGDESAGRTDLRRTLAGLGFQEVVTYTFTSDEEAGKARSERPGVRLRNPLTADRTGMRTALYPSLLRAAGMHPKGERVLLFEIGRVFPASGETERLGLLMRGPLAPATYQPGVAGSFTAFKGLVEAFAAGQGAGLEVRQLRGEAVPSALHPGIAGEVVWNGQPVGWLGALHPEVAAEFGLKGDTFVLEVALPLPGRSWTFRDPSRAPAAWRDLAVIAPREVSYGEVAALLRGEAGELLESVQPFDVYEGEQVGEGHRSVAVRLVFRGERTLTDAEVDPVMDRLMDAVRAQGWSIREK
- a CDS encoding endonuclease domain-containing protein, whose protein sequence is MGYRGERTSPSTEVARSLRRRMTPEETLLWRHLRGRGLGVSFRRQEPMGRYVADFVCYERTLVIELDGSQHLNSAADRERDTDMAAHGFQTLRFWNNEVRTNLTGVLERIQQTLEARRDQ
- a CDS encoding NUDIX domain-containing protein, which translates into the protein MRARAVGILFNPGGEVLLMRRRKEGRVYATLPGGGIEGSETPAEACAREMLEEVNLVVEPLREVLTLENLGNREHYFLTRLLSGEMRLGDGPEGVRHSDENWYSPEWVTLDRLDEVNLVPEGVRRLVWEMGELE
- the pheS gene encoding phenylalanine--tRNA ligase subunit alpha — encoded protein: MREEALQAIQDAPDLPALQAVKTRYVGKNGLITKELGSLGKLAPEERKARGAEINALRQSIEAALDGRETVLKREALDARLASEAIDVTLPGLPLPAGGLHPINRVYEDLTGIYERMGYAVIEGPEVEDEHHNFEALNVPWYHPARDLQDTFWLEDGRLLRTHTSPMQIRYMVEHEPPLKIVVRGKVYRYEATDATHEAMFHQLEGLVVGDGISMADLKGTIAEMARGLYGPGAKVRFQPSYYPFVEPGADFAVWWENPRGESKWLELGGCGMVHPSVFKAVDDLREAAGKPRVYEGKTGFAFGLGPERIAMLKYGIPDIRYFYANDPRVLGQFRGELG
- a CDS encoding lamin tail domain-containing protein, which gives rise to MTSRLSLAALLSLSLGLFACGSVPNASAPAAALMPQAAAGEPVLNELYYDAPGTDAGTFIELKGPAGKSLSGYTLTAFDTAGTAYRTLTLSGTIPASGYFVVAQDTTVPNRSAVNVGADLNNGSGSLRLLRSGTVIDAVAYGTPTSGQGEGSPAPTTGAGSALARVPDGSDTNANSVDFRVQVATPGTGNGGGSGGGTTGKKVLFDLTKAEDAGNADWRIDGAYSDYAAALRGLGYAVSSVTGTAITSTTLSGASVLVIPEPQAPFSDAERAAIQTFVQNGGGVFLITDHRVSDRNNNGWDSPEVFNGWDGSTPSSVSAAYQTSLDSDGLFGLGASFNSSFSDPVYTATPLTTHPILNGVGSAGVYVGTSVDVLRGTALMGTGGKTYLAVNTVGAGRVAMWGDSSTFGDNTYSDGSTGSYNNWPNLSNATLGKNVVRWLAGDL
- the glyA gene encoding serine hydroxymethyltransferase; translation: MTTAEPSVPTPGTAADVAAHDPAIFDLIAQEAERQRHGLELIASENFTSAAVRAAQGSVLTNKYAEGYPGKRWYGGCEVVDQVELLAIERVKELFGAAWANVQPHSGSSANLAVYNALIQPGDVVLGMDLSHGGHLTHGNPVNFSGLRYQIVGYKVNPETERIDMEEVRRLAHEHQPKMIIAGASAYSRTIDFAAFRAVADEVGAILFADIAHIAGLVAAGLHPNPLPHAHVVASTTHKTLRGPRGGIILSNDLELGAKIDRAVFPGYQGGPLEHVIAAKAVAFGEALRPEFREYAAQVIKNAQALAQAFMDKGYRVVSGGTDNHLFLLDLRPQGLNGTKATKRLDANHITISKSTLPYDTEKILHGGGIRIGTPAVTTRGMTEADMPKIADLIDRALKGEDVKAEVHGWMGSFPLP